ATAGGTGCATACTTTTTCCTTAGAACTACCTTTACCTTCATGTTGAACCTTTTCCCATATAAGTATAAGATTTTCTTCGAAAGTGTGCACAACCTCCTGTTTTTAATTGCTAGACTAGGCAATAAGTTCACGATGAGAATTTATAACTGCATAACTCCAAAATTCTCATTAATTCCCATAAGAAACCTTATCATATAATATTGTTTCTTGAATTTTATGGAACTCCTTGATGTATCACAAGTACAACTTAATAAGCATGTGCACTGAGGTATATGTCTGTATATCTCAAACTTTTCCCATAGAACCTTCAACTCTATACAAGTAGTTAGTGATTGGCATCACATTCTACTTGAAAGCATATATTAATTTCCTATTGCAATTCTCTAATTAACACTCGATATCCTTTTGAGACTCAAtccttttaagtttttctacacTTTTGATGTGTGTTCCATATACATGAGTCTCTCCATGAAAACACCATTTGATAGGTGCAAGATATTCTATCCTTTCACTACTCCTATCATTctaaaaaatcaagagaaaagATAAACATAAACATTTTCGAATTTTCACTGATACTTCAAGAGAGTGCAAACTTTACAATATATAATAACCGTAATGGATGACAACCATATACTTGTCATCAtctaatattttagaaaaataaaactaatattaaaaGGACAATATTAAAGATCACCTATTTGTGTCTTTCTAGACCCATCCTATCAACCTATCaatttcaaaactaaatttacaatccagaaacaaacaaaattgttGGACTTATCATACATTTCATAACTTAGCCAAAGTCATCTAATATCTTAATGTTTTCGTCAAGAAATAACCTTTTGTGCTTTGTGATCAAAGCTCTCTTCATCGATCTGGTTCATGAGTAATAGTTACTTCCATTGAACGAAGGGTTAACAAGAATCGTCGTTGGTCTTTCTTCTGGGTGCACCAGAACCATTGTTGAAAAATTGTTGTTGTAGTGGGCAGTACCATTGTTGGTTCCTCTCGAGCTACCATCATCGTTGTTGCTAGGCATGACATGGAAGATGTGCAATAGAGATCTATGAATGAGTTCTAATACCATATTATTAAaccaacaaaatagaaaatgaagaatAAAGAAGACTCAAGAAAGAACAAGTTTATCCAATCTGAATATTAATGACATAATTACAAATCATGCTCAGGAACTTAACTCGATActattaattaagttaaaataatttcagtGTTTAGTGTTCTCTTTATATCTGAAATTATATCTTAGATTTatccgaaaaaaataaaattataaataaagaattatgTGTGAACAATAACATATAATTTGCGTCGAAGGAATGAAATTTTCATGATAGGAATCTTTTTCCGGATgtcaaaaacatttatatttatttctatcAAATATCAATAAAGATATTGGCATAGTACTTAGTAGTCAGTACCGTCTAATTTCTTCTCTAAATAAACATTTCTTTTGCAATGTTTGAATTCCTTTCAAAATGGCAaagtaataataacaataatcttGCACACTTAGGTCAAACTACACTCACACCATTAATGTAAAATTAGCCCCTCAAATAATGTCGGTATTATGAAGTAGTAGTATTTTCTTATCCCATAATCACGTTTGAAATTTCTATAccctttatttttagttttttattccttgaaaatcTGCATCGATAAACCCAAATAGAggattttagtttaaaaacaaacaaatggaGAATGTTAGtagagaaaaagataaagatagagACATAGAGTCAGTTCGGTATTCTTTTAGagttaaaatatgaaattaaaaaacaaataagggaataataattatgaaattgagcaacagaaagaaattaagggaagaaagaagatGCATGACACAAGGAATGTTTACAATAAGATGTAACAGTTAATTCCCACCTCAACAAGCTATTCTTGGGCAGTTGGCAGCTTGGCAATGAAAAttccttaattaaaaaataaattaaaatggattttaatttataggaaacacacaataaatatgataattttacaaataaaaacaaaaaggaaaaattctaCAACAACCGTAATCACAATAACAAGGAGGAAGAGAGAGTGAAAATCACAGAGACGAAAAGATCGTCTTCTGAATCGAAACAAGGTCAGTGAATTTTCTTCTCTTCCCTTCTTACAATTTCCTCCTCCCGTTTTCATCTACTAATTCACTTTCTCTGCATAATTAATGGGTTATTAATATTGCTTAATTTTTTCTCAATGagctttcaatttcaaatttctgcACGATTTGTTGTTGCCGAGGAAACAGAGGGAAGGGAAACAGAATCAGAATTCTTCTCTGTGGTTCTGTTATTGCCCGATTTAGTATTATTAttgagttttattatttttcttcagaaaataaataaaatttagagaAAACGAGAGAGATAacagaatatcaaaaagaaagAACCTTGAAACTCAGCAAATCACTGCACACTCGATCGGTTTTAGCATTTGAATGAGATGAAAATCGGTTTAACGGCATTTGTTCTACTTCTAATCAATTGGACTTTGTCGTGACTGATTGGTCTGTTTCTCCTTCTGTTTGtgcgtttttattttaaattttactgttATGTATCGTCGTCTATTTTGAACATAAACTTGCAAGGAGTTCTGTATTTAGCTTTGTTTGGCCTCAGCTTCGTGTTTTTTTTCCTGATCAAAATTTTCTTACTTTATGATTGGCtcaaaattggtttttttttttcgattttaaAAGTCAAGATCTAAATTAATTCGATGTAAGAGTttcagattaattttttttgttgattctgtAACCAGTTATCTGTTTATACGTTATTATGTTCTATTTATTGATTGCTATCACCATCCATTCCGTGGTTTCTACATGTTGAGATGATGGgatgcttttaaattttaatcctttTCCTGTTCTTTTCTGATTCTGAGCTGCTGGCAAGTatgctatttttaatttttttttgtcatgttttttattttgatttttgttattgAACAACAGGTGTTCAGGTTGAAATTTTAGAGTAATATACTTGCAATCATGAGATTTAAGAAAGGGAATAAGGTGGAAGTGTTAAGCAAAGTTGAGGTGCCGTGTGGCTCCTGGCTATATGCAGAGATCATTTGTGGTAATGGCCACCACTATACTGTGAAATATGATGGATATGAAAGTGATGCTGGTGAGGCAATTGTGGAACAGGTGTCCAGGAAAGACATAAGGCCGTGTCCGCCTGCACTTGAACTCACAGATAATTGGAATTCAGGTGATGTTGTAGAGGTCTTCCAGAATTTCTCATGGAAGATGGCTACAGTTTTGAAGGTTTTTGGGAAAAACCACATTTTGGTCAGGCTACTTGGATCTTCTTTGGAATTTCAAGTGAGCAAATTTGACATTCGGGTGAGACAGTCTTGGCAAGATGACAAGTGGATTATAGTTGGAAAGGTACTTTTATTCTACCTTGTGAATTTTTGTTTCATCTTCTTTAGCAATTGCCTAGTTCTGTTGGCTGTAGACGTGGATACTGTTACACATCATCTGTTGAGTTGGTTTTAACTTTTGATTGagcttttgaaatttcattcatTCAGCATATCGAGTTTGCTAAAATAActaatcaaagtttaaaaaatttgggaTTTGCTTTTTCTTGTTATACTTTCAATATTACCAGTTTCTTACTTTCATATTTTCTACAGTTTTcctgttttctttttgttttaattagctttcatgaatttttctttgtactattttttttatgtctggATCCTCTGCTGTTTTATGGttgtataattatttatccTTCTCCCATCTTCAGGGTTCTTCCAgccatgaaaacagaaaacgttCTAGCGCCCAACTTCAGAAGATGTATACAAAGACAAAACTGTCAGGTTCCGCTTACTATCGTCctgaaaagaaaaaactgaGTATTCTGGAATCCAAACTCGTTTCTTTTAAAACATTGAAACGAGGAAGCAATTCACAAGTTGACGCATATGCTAAGCCTCCCCCAAAGTTTAGAGCACGTGAAAATGAAGGCAGATGTCACAGAGCAAGACTTAGAAATCCACCCACACCACTCAAACAGGTACAGGGTGTCAGTTTTCCAAGAGAAGTGATCGCTGAAGAATGCATACCTGCTTCTGTAAACAACAGAAAAACTGGGATTTCTAATATGGTTGACATGGAGAGGAGGAAACAGACAGGAGAAAACTTAGAATCAAATCATGCTTATAGTGTTACATGCTCTGTTGGTAGTTGTAGTATCACTAGCAGGAATTCCTATAAATCGCAATTTCCTGTATATGCAGGTCCTTTTGATGATGTAGACAGTTCATTTAGTGATGCTGAGTCTGTCTGCCAGAGGAGTGATGAGGAAGGGAATTGTTCCCCTCCTACACAAGAGGAATTGGCGGCAGAAATTCATAGGTTAGAGTTGCATGCCTATCATTGTACAATTGAGGCATTGCATGCATCAGGACCCTTAAGTTGGGAACAGGAAGCATTAATGACAAACCTCCGTCTTTCGCTCCACATATCAAACGATGAACACTTAATGGAGctaagaaatttgatttcttctgAAAACAGCATTCCTTTCAGATGACAggaatttttttcctcttcaattTAATACTTTTTCCCTAGGATAGAGTTTCGGAATAGTTTGATCTCAGCCTCATTCAACTGTAAGAAGAAAGATGAAATATTTCGGTccttcatttatgttttatgaCTTAGTGATATAGTTTGATGTGAATGTACATGCTAAACTTCGTAAATAAGTGATCATTTCTGAACTCTTGTTAATCAGTTCATCTATGATATATCCTCTTAATTTCCATTAGGCTTGTTCTGGTAGACATTCTATACCAGGATCTTTCTGAAACCTTTGTTACATTCTAGATTTTGCAGACACTTGTAAGACATGATCTGATTACTGAGATTTGAAATTAAGTGGTATACTAAAATGCTGGTTTATATTGAGGCTCAAAAACTAACATGATTTATGGGACTTGTGTTTGCATAATTTGTTGATATTTTATGCTGATTTTAAAAGATTGTTTTGCATTAATTTCATAGCTCTTTAATTAGAACAGATAAAGAATCTTTTGTTTGCTTTCTAAAATGGTACATACAATGATACAAGCAATGTCATATAGGAGACATACCTTGTGTAATACTTGTCTCTGTTCTCCATAATTTGGAAGTATAAACAAAGTCATTTGCATTTACTAGTAATGCTTCCCCTGCATTTTCCagggctgagaaggaggcataTAGGTGTTGCTTCCAGATTTCTACAGATTCTTTCTTGCTCTAGACAAGGGATGGCTTTTCTAGTGTGGCCCTTGATAAGCCAACACATCCATAGGTTTGTGGAGTTCTCGCATTCTTCCATTTCAGGCCACCTGTGAGCCTCAGATATCTGTTTTGCGGAGGAATGCATGCTCAGAGTCTTGTAGCTACAATATGGTGACTTGATATGTGAA
This genomic interval from Glycine max cultivar Williams 82 chromosome 5, Glycine_max_v4.0, whole genome shotgun sequence contains the following:
- the LOC100809539 gene encoding uncharacterized protein isoform X1, giving the protein MRFKKGNKVEVLSKVEVPCGSWLYAEIICGNGHHYTVKYDGYESDAGEAIVEQVSRKDIRPCPPALELTDNWNSGDVVEVFQNFSWKMATVLKVFGKNHILVRLLGSSLEFQVSKFDIRVRQSWQDDKWIIVGKGSSSHENRKRSSAQLQKMYTKTKLSGSAYYRPEKKKLSILESKLVSFKTLKRGSNSQVDAYAKPPPKFRARENEGRCHRARLRNPPTPLKQVQGVSFPREVIAEECIPASVNNRKTGISNMVDMERRKQTGENLESNHAYSVTCSVGSCSITSRNSYKSQFPVYAGPFDDVDSSFSDAESVCQRSDEEGNCSPPTQEELAAEIHRLELHAYHCTIEALHASGPLSWEQEALMTNLRLSLHISNDEHLMELRNLISSENSIPFR
- the LOC100809539 gene encoding uncharacterized protein isoform X2 produces the protein MRFKKGNKVEVLSKVEVPCGSWLYAEIICGNGHHYTVKYDGYESDAGEAIVEQVSRKDIRPCPPALELTDNWNSGDVVEVFQNFSWKMATVLKVFGKNHILVRLLGSSLEFQVSKFDIRVRQSWQDDKWIIVGKGSSSHENRKRSSAQLQKMYTKTKLSGSAYYRPEKKKLSILESKLVSFKTLKRGSNSQVDAYAKPPPKFRARENEGRCHRARLRNPPTPLKQVQGVSFPREVIAEECIPASVNNRKTGISNMVDMERRKQTGENLESNHAYSVTCSVGSCSITSRNSYKSQFPVYAGPFDDVDSSFSDAESVCQRSDEEGNCSPPTQEELAAEIHRAEKEAYRCCFQISTDSFLL